In Sphingobacterium thalpophilum, a genomic segment contains:
- a CDS encoding Rho termination factor N-terminal domain-containing protein gives MNTTKSSSHTTAKGQSQSSNANKEKKSATTTGKSASASKGSQNGSSDKTKAELLEMAKKMEITGRHDMTKDELAKAIEKQGKK, from the coding sequence ATGAATACAACAAAAAGTTCAAGCCATACGACTGCCAAAGGGCAATCGCAAAGCAGCAACGCTAACAAAGAAAAAAAATCAGCGACAACAACAGGAAAAAGTGCTTCAGCGTCTAAAGGATCGCAAAACGGAAGTTCTGATAAAACCAAAGCTGAACTCTTGGAAATGGCAAAGAAAATGGAGATTACCGGGCGTCACGATATGACGAAAGATGAACTTGCTAAAGCCATTGAGAAGCAGGGCAAAAAATAG
- a CDS encoding response regulator transcription factor, with product MIQIVLVDDHHLVRSGFRLILETQDDITVLADVESAEAALDVLNVDQPPDMILTDINMGEMGGIALIDFVKQKYPDIKILALTMENDKHIAADVLRAGADGYLVKDSSCDEVLFGIRQVAKGEKYISGSLSVSCLNDYKNFADRAPDLNRVLLKYDISERELHVLELIAQGYTNGEIAERIFLSKRTVEGHRQKLIEKTNTKNTAGLVSFGFHHMLLH from the coding sequence ATGATTCAGATAGTGCTTGTTGACGACCATCATTTGGTAAGAAGTGGTTTTCGGCTGATTTTAGAAACGCAAGATGACATTACTGTTTTGGCTGATGTTGAAAGTGCTGAAGCAGCTTTGGATGTGTTGAATGTCGATCAGCCACCAGATATGATCCTTACGGATATTAATATGGGTGAAATGGGCGGGATAGCTCTCATTGATTTCGTTAAACAGAAATACCCCGATATAAAAATCCTTGCCTTGACGATGGAAAATGACAAACACATTGCCGCAGATGTATTGCGTGCAGGAGCAGATGGCTATTTAGTGAAAGATAGTAGTTGTGATGAGGTACTTTTTGGTATACGGCAGGTTGCCAAAGGAGAAAAATATATCAGTGGTTCCTTAAGTGTTTCCTGCCTTAACGATTATAAAAACTTTGCGGACAGGGCTCCAGACCTAAATCGTGTTTTGTTAAAATATGATATTTCAGAGCGCGAATTGCATGTCTTGGAACTTATCGCACAGGGATACACCAACGGCGAAATTGCAGAGCGTATTTTTTTGAGCAAACGTACAGTGGAAGGGCACCGACAGAAACTGATCGAGAAAACGAATACAAAAAATACAGCTGGTCTTGTCAGCTTCGGTTTTCATCACATGCTCTTACATTGA
- a CDS encoding DUF4230 domain-containing protein, producing MGKFLKFLIIVAILAVGAWFVYHKYNSGPTVESKHQLLVDRIEAMGKLELVKYRYSDVVEHKNVNTFLPDASVLLIVKADAVGCVNLTKLSPEDITVLGDSVSIKLPAPEICYIKIDHEASKVYDTKMAFLREAELVDEAYKAAEKAVADDVKKSDILQRTKANATTVFKPLLQGLGFSKINLTFE from the coding sequence ATGGGAAAATTTTTAAAATTTTTAATTATCGTAGCCATTTTGGCAGTGGGCGCTTGGTTTGTGTATCATAAATATAACAGCGGACCGACAGTGGAAAGCAAACATCAGCTGTTGGTGGATCGCATTGAAGCCATGGGAAAACTGGAATTGGTTAAATACCGCTACAGTGATGTTGTGGAGCACAAAAACGTGAACACTTTTTTACCGGATGCAAGTGTATTACTCATCGTGAAAGCAGATGCTGTAGGCTGTGTGAATCTGACGAAACTTAGTCCGGAAGATATCACGGTTTTGGGGGATTCGGTCTCCATCAAATTGCCGGCTCCTGAAATTTGTTACATCAAGATCGACCACGAGGCGTCCAAAGTCTATGATACGAAAATGGCTTTCTTGCGCGAAGCAGAGCTCGTGGATGAAGCTTATAAAGCTGCAGAAAAAGCTGTTGCTGATGATGTAAAGAAATCGGATATCCTGCAGCGGACCAAGGCCAATGCAACCACCGTTTTTAAACCGCTCTTACAGGGATTGGGATTTTCGAAAATCAATCTGACCTTCGAATAG
- a CDS encoding transposase — MDNHPVSAQLVGLFFQMDGKQLQDQYKNHLSDFQDWDQKPHAEQWTLFPDNISEHLSIDETSFSNGELYTIVSSKSAKGRKGTILATIRGTKAEDIIAVLERIPLKLRNKVREVTMDMAPNMAKAIRRCFRNARRVIDRFHVQKLAYDAVQELRIKYRWEVLDAESKKIMESRKQGIPYDPELLPNGDTLKQLLARSRHLLFKHPSRWSESQKRRAELLFIRFPKLKQAYDLGVALGDIFNKCRDKKVAFTKLGLWHNQVENAGIASFESVARSIAAHHQYILHYFDNRSTNASAESFNAKLKAFRSVFRGVRDTTFFLYRVMKLYA; from the coding sequence TTGGATAATCATCCTGTAAGCGCCCAATTGGTAGGTCTGTTCTTCCAAATGGACGGTAAGCAACTACAGGATCAATACAAGAACCATCTCAGTGACTTCCAGGACTGGGACCAAAAGCCACACGCAGAGCAATGGACCCTTTTTCCTGATAACATATCGGAACACCTGAGCATCGATGAGACCAGCTTTAGCAACGGTGAACTTTACACGATCGTAAGCAGTAAATCAGCAAAGGGCAGGAAGGGAACCATATTGGCTACCATAAGAGGGACAAAGGCGGAAGATATTATTGCTGTATTAGAGCGCATTCCACTTAAACTAAGGAACAAAGTTAGGGAAGTAACGATGGATATGGCCCCCAATATGGCAAAGGCTATCCGTAGGTGTTTCAGAAATGCCAGAAGGGTTATCGATCGGTTTCATGTACAAAAACTTGCTTATGATGCTGTTCAGGAACTCCGTATCAAATACCGATGGGAAGTCTTAGATGCAGAAAGCAAAAAAATAATGGAATCGCGAAAACAGGGTATCCCATATGACCCAGAGTTGTTGCCTAATGGTGATACGCTCAAACAGCTATTAGCTAGGTCGAGACACCTCCTGTTCAAGCATCCAAGTCGATGGTCGGAAAGCCAAAAACGCCGTGCAGAACTGCTGTTCATCAGGTTTCCCAAGCTAAAACAGGCTTATGATCTTGGAGTTGCCTTAGGTGACATCTTCAATAAATGCAGGGATAAAAAAGTTGCTTTCACAAAGTTAGGACTGTGGCACAACCAGGTTGAGAACGCGGGTATTGCTTCATTCGAGAGTGTCGCAAGATCCATTGCAGCACATCATCAATACATTCTCCACTACTTCGACAATAGAAGCACCAATGCATCCGCAGAGTCCTTCAATGCAAAACTCAAAGCTTTCAGGAGCGTCTTCCGTGGAGTAAGGGATACAACATTCTTCCTGTACAGAGTGATGAAATTGTATGCTTAA
- a CDS encoding transposase yields MQEAERKLLSLLMTEGLLEYFQILEVDQVDNQLHIYLDELNIAPTGYQNSKLESKGFMPSTEISDFPIRGQKVTLHIRRRRWTVLDTGEIITRDWNLVREGARMTTEFGLFLKKIFG; encoded by the coding sequence TTGCAAGAAGCCGAACGTAAATTACTGTCCCTATTGATGACCGAAGGGCTATTGGAATACTTTCAGATTTTAGAAGTCGATCAGGTTGACAATCAGCTCCACATTTATTTAGATGAGCTTAATATTGCTCCGACAGGCTATCAGAACAGCAAGTTGGAGTCAAAGGGCTTCATGCCTTCCACTGAGATTTCAGACTTTCCCATTCGAGGCCAGAAAGTTACGCTACATATCCGCCGTCGTCGCTGGACGGTCCTGGATACCGGAGAGATCATCACAAGAGATTGGAATCTGGTGCGTGAGGGTGCTCGAATGACTACGGAATTCGGGCTTTTTTTAAAGAAGATATTTGGATAA
- a CDS encoding transposase, which yields MTFPQNVSGHLSIDETCLSHGELYTVVTNKEARGKKGTIVAILNGTKSENIIPILQKIPQRLRNKVQEITLDLAGNMGLIAKRCFPNAVQVIDRFHVQQLANEALQEIRIKHRWQALDDENQAIDQARKNKETYFPEVLSNSETIKQLLARSRYLLYKSEHKWTYEQRERAAVLFERYPDIEKAYRLSQELSWIFNTTIDKIYAFTRLAKWADKVEQAGFKSFNTVSRTINIHHKKILNYFDNKSTNASAESFNAKIKAFRSQFRGVGDINFFLFRLTKLFA from the coding sequence TTGACCTTCCCACAGAATGTCAGCGGCCATCTTTCTATTGACGAGACCTGCCTATCCCATGGCGAGCTCTATACCGTTGTCACCAATAAAGAAGCACGGGGCAAAAAAGGGACCATTGTAGCCATACTGAACGGGACAAAATCAGAGAACATTATCCCGATCCTTCAAAAGATCCCACAGAGATTACGAAATAAAGTTCAAGAGATAACGCTTGATTTAGCCGGTAATATGGGATTGATAGCCAAAAGATGCTTTCCCAATGCTGTTCAGGTAATAGACCGTTTCCATGTTCAGCAACTTGCTAACGAAGCGCTTCAGGAAATAAGGATAAAGCACCGCTGGCAGGCCCTTGACGATGAAAATCAGGCAATTGACCAAGCACGAAAGAATAAGGAAACCTATTTTCCGGAAGTCCTATCCAACAGTGAAACCATCAAACAGTTACTTGCAAGAAGCCGATACCTGCTTTATAAAAGTGAACATAAATGGACTTACGAGCAAAGAGAAAGGGCTGCTGTACTCTTTGAGCGATATCCCGATATTGAAAAGGCGTACAGGCTATCCCAAGAACTCTCTTGGATATTCAACACCACCATAGATAAGATCTACGCCTTTACAAGGTTGGCAAAATGGGCGGATAAAGTGGAACAGGCCGGCTTCAAGTCATTCAACACCGTCTCCAGAACCATAAATATCCATCACAAAAAAATATTGAACTACTTCGACAACAAGAGTACAAATGCTTCAGCAGAATCTTTCAATGCAAAGATAAAAGCTTTCAGAAGTCAGTTTAGAGGTGTAGGTGACATCAATTTCTTCCTGTTCAGATTGACCAAATTATTTGCGTAG
- a CDS encoding transposase produces MHESFNALMPLIIPEGVSDYFEMTHYSKEEKRLDIFLEELNNTPEEYQGQKLISKGFFEPVTLQDFPIRGMQVYLHVKRRRWLNQDTDKVVYRNWELVAKGTRITQDFAAFLKGISGQPGS; encoded by the coding sequence ATGCACGAATCTTTCAACGCGTTAATGCCCTTAATTATTCCCGAAGGAGTTTCCGATTATTTTGAGATGACCCACTATTCCAAAGAAGAAAAAAGACTGGATATCTTTCTGGAGGAACTCAATAATACACCTGAAGAATATCAAGGCCAGAAGTTGATTTCCAAGGGGTTTTTCGAACCCGTTACCCTTCAAGATTTTCCTATCCGTGGCATGCAGGTCTATCTTCATGTCAAGCGCCGCAGGTGGCTCAACCAGGATACCGATAAAGTAGTCTACAGAAATTGGGAACTAGTAGCCAAAGGGACGCGCATCACACAGGATTTCGCAGCTTTTTTAAAAGGTATCAGCGGACAACCAGGCTCATAG
- a CDS encoding class I SAM-dependent methyltransferase: MNELETYFRNNNAKLINKWMHYFDIYDRHFSRFKGKEIVVLEVGVFQGGSLQMWKNYFGDRAKIYGIDINPHCKELEEENVEIFIGSQSDRKFLRQVKESIPPIDILIDDGGHTMKQQIVTFEELFDHVKDNGVYLCEDLHTSYQVFYGGGHKRNGTFIEYSKNFIDYINAYHSEQRGLKVNGFTRSVGSLHYYDSILVVEKLRRDEAPIHMKTGAATVKDFNAAPTGFDGLKWKIKKPALTVINKLLRFFRIGGFMWR; this comes from the coding sequence ATGAACGAGTTAGAAACTTATTTCCGAAATAATAATGCGAAGCTAATCAATAAATGGATGCATTATTTCGATATATACGACAGACATTTTAGTCGTTTCAAAGGCAAAGAGATCGTGGTGTTGGAAGTTGGGGTTTTTCAGGGTGGAAGTTTGCAGATGTGGAAGAACTATTTTGGCGATCGTGCTAAAATATATGGTATTGACATCAATCCGCACTGTAAGGAACTCGAAGAAGAAAATGTCGAGATCTTTATTGGTTCGCAGTCCGACCGAAAGTTTCTGCGTCAGGTAAAAGAGTCTATTCCGCCGATCGATATATTGATTGATGATGGTGGCCATACGATGAAACAACAGATTGTGACATTTGAGGAGCTTTTTGATCATGTGAAAGACAATGGCGTATACCTTTGTGAAGATTTACATACATCTTATCAGGTATTTTATGGTGGTGGCCATAAAAGGAACGGTACTTTTATAGAGTATAGTAAAAATTTTATTGATTACATCAATGCTTACCATTCTGAGCAACGTGGATTGAAGGTCAACGGATTTACGCGTTCGGTAGGCTCTCTACACTACTATGATAGCATCCTGGTGGTGGAGAAACTTCGAAGGGATGAAGCGCCGATCCATATGAAAACAGGGGCGGCGACAGTGAAAGATTTCAACGCGGCTCCCACAGGATTCGATGGATTAAAATGGAAGATTAAAAAACCTGCTTTAACCGTGATCAACAAGTTGCTCCGCTTTTTCCGTATTGGCGGGTTTATGTGGCGCTAA
- a CDS encoding helix-turn-helix domain-containing GNAT family N-acetyltransferase, whose translation MELFEKTGKIALGSRLRYMASNITEEAARIHELYQIEFAPKWFPVFFILSEGDSKTITDIATEIGHSQPSVTKIVKEMIEAGLLEDNLRSMDKRRNMVGLSNKGKMLWERMKIQCIDIDRAIDGIIQEATHNLWEALAEWEFLLQQKSLLKRVQEQKKMRESKDINILPYNPAYRLAFKSLNEEWISTYFELEEADHKALDNPEEYILAKGGKIMVALYNDKPVGVCSLIKMNHPDFDYELAKMVVSPTVQGKNIGYLLGKAIIEEAKTLGASKLFLESNTILKPAINLYHKLGFQKINGFPSTYQRCNIQMELDLKK comes from the coding sequence ATGGAACTATTTGAAAAAACAGGAAAAATAGCCTTAGGTAGCAGATTGCGCTACATGGCTTCCAACATCACAGAAGAAGCCGCCCGGATACACGAGCTTTATCAGATTGAATTTGCACCCAAATGGTTTCCCGTATTCTTTATTTTATCTGAAGGTGATTCCAAGACAATTACTGATATAGCAACAGAGATTGGCCACTCCCAGCCATCGGTCACTAAAATCGTTAAAGAAATGATCGAAGCGGGCCTACTTGAAGATAACCTTCGCTCTATGGATAAACGGAGAAATATGGTTGGATTGAGTAATAAAGGAAAAATGCTATGGGAAAGAATGAAAATTCAATGTATCGATATCGATCGTGCCATTGATGGGATTATCCAGGAAGCTACGCACAATCTATGGGAAGCTTTAGCGGAATGGGAATTTCTCCTTCAACAAAAATCCTTATTAAAACGGGTGCAAGAGCAAAAGAAAATGCGTGAAAGTAAGGATATCAACATTTTGCCGTACAATCCAGCCTACCGCTTAGCATTTAAGTCCTTGAATGAGGAATGGATTTCCACCTATTTTGAATTGGAAGAGGCGGACCATAAAGCACTTGACAACCCTGAGGAGTATATTTTGGCGAAAGGCGGCAAAATTATGGTTGCTCTTTATAATGACAAGCCCGTAGGTGTATGTTCACTTATCAAAATGAATCATCCCGATTTTGACTATGAATTGGCAAAAATGGTGGTTTCCCCAACAGTGCAGGGCAAAAATATAGGCTATCTTTTGGGAAAAGCAATTATTGAAGAAGCAAAGACTCTTGGGGCTTCAAAACTGTTTCTCGAGAGTAACACCATTTTAAAACCTGCGATCAATCTCTATCACAAGTTAGGTTTTCAAAAAATCAATGGCTTTCCAAGTACTTATCAACGCTGTAATATCCAGATGGAACTGGATTTAAAAAAATAG
- a CDS encoding sigma-70 family RNA polymerase sigma factor → MQQLINSNRTIDRQLLFMNLYKSTFPIVAKYVSRMGGNLDEAKDVFQDALLVYYEKIHLTETPLNNAIGYLFGTAKNLWLKRYGQSSPNLPLDQVDIALTTEESPSSARLFRFLEIAGRKCLELLKSFYYDQMSLQEIADEYGYSGVRSATVQKFKCLEKVRESVKEKSLVYDDFME, encoded by the coding sequence ATGCAACAATTGATCAATTCAAATCGAACAATAGACCGGCAGTTGCTCTTTATGAACTTGTATAAAAGTACATTTCCTATCGTGGCTAAGTACGTCAGTCGCATGGGCGGTAATTTAGATGAAGCCAAAGATGTATTTCAGGACGCTTTACTGGTGTATTATGAAAAGATACATTTAACAGAAACACCACTAAACAACGCTATTGGTTATTTGTTCGGAACAGCCAAAAATCTATGGCTTAAACGGTATGGTCAATCCAGCCCAAATCTCCCCCTAGATCAAGTGGATATTGCTTTGACAACCGAAGAGTCTCCTTCTAGCGCAAGGCTGTTTCGCTTTTTGGAGATTGCCGGGCGCAAATGTTTAGAACTTTTGAAAAGCTTCTATTATGATCAAATGTCCCTGCAAGAAATTGCAGATGAATATGGCTATTCGGGCGTAAGGAGCGCCACTGTACAGAAATTCAAATGCCTGGAGAAAGTTAGAGAATCCGTTAAAGAAAAATCCCTGGTTTATGATGACTTCATGGAATGA
- a CDS encoding ATP-dependent Clp protease proteolytic subunit, translated as MTIDKNEFRKFAVGHCYVQKDLVDHYICGIEQSRMPLAMTPYITEERELRVSQMDVFSRLMIDRIIFMGAAVESNIANIVQAQLLFLQSVDPKKDIQLYINSPGGEVYAGLGIYDTMQLISPDVATICTGMALSFGAILLCGGAAGKRSALQHARVMLHQPLGGVQGQASDIEITANQVLKIKKELYDIIAKHSGQSYQRVHDVSDRAHWMVAAEAKEFGIIDDVLI; from the coding sequence ATGACGATTGACAAAAATGAGTTCCGCAAATTTGCGGTAGGGCACTGCTATGTCCAAAAAGATCTGGTGGATCATTACATTTGCGGTATCGAGCAATCCCGCATGCCGCTTGCCATGACTCCATATATCACCGAAGAACGCGAATTGCGCGTATCACAGATGGACGTATTTTCCAGATTGATGATTGACCGTATTATCTTTATGGGTGCTGCCGTAGAATCCAACATCGCCAATATCGTACAAGCCCAGCTGCTATTTCTTCAATCTGTTGATCCCAAAAAAGATATACAATTGTATATCAACTCTCCTGGCGGCGAAGTTTATGCTGGATTAGGTATTTATGATACGATGCAATTGATCAGTCCTGATGTTGCAACAATCTGCACCGGTATGGCACTCTCTTTTGGCGCGATATTACTCTGTGGCGGCGCCGCCGGCAAGCGTAGCGCCTTGCAGCACGCACGGGTGATGTTGCATCAACCGCTGGGCGGTGTTCAAGGGCAGGCATCTGACATTGAAATTACAGCCAATCAAGTGTTGAAAATAAAGAAGGAGCTGTACGATATTATTGCCAAACATAGTGGACAAAGCTATCAACGTGTACATGATGTTAGCGACCGGGCTCACTGGATGGTTGCTGCAGAAGCGAAAGAATTTGGAATTATTGACGACGTACTGATCTAA
- a CDS encoding VOC family protein, with amino-acid sequence MKLTSIRLIANDIQQSITFYEEILGLTAQWFTPDFAEVSTSSITIAIGSTRTMQMFSDSPTIFGNTAPIIIEFLVENVDHEYIRIKNSASKIVQKPTTMPWGNRSLLFCDPDGNLLNFFTPLSPEAIKKFGLDATN; translated from the coding sequence ATGAAATTAACATCCATTCGGCTGATTGCAAATGACATCCAGCAATCCATCACATTCTATGAAGAAATCCTGGGCCTCACCGCGCAATGGTTTACACCAGATTTCGCTGAAGTTTCCACCAGTTCGATTACCATAGCTATTGGAAGTACGCGTACGATGCAAATGTTTAGCGACAGCCCCACAATATTTGGCAACACGGCCCCCATTATTATTGAATTTTTAGTAGAAAATGTAGATCATGAATATATTCGGATCAAAAATAGTGCTTCAAAAATCGTTCAGAAGCCGACAACAATGCCTTGGGGCAATCGCTCATTGCTTTTTTGTGACCCCGATGGTAACCTGCTTAACTTTTTCACGCCACTGAGCCCTGAGGCCATCAAGAAATTTGGTTTAGACGCTACTAACTAG
- a CDS encoding DNA alkylation repair protein — MALIKDIYTREFYQFIADQFHRVDNNFNREQFIKRVFAGSFHEMEWKQRTKHSTAVLHEFMPTSFPEAAALLRQIVEHLLKTKHPGGLEYVIFPDYIETYGIEDFETAVQSFEIVTRFISCEFAVRPFIINYGSRMIAEMERWSKSPHAQVRRLASEGSRPRLPWAMAIPSLKKDPTPILSILQNLHNDSSESVRRSVANNLNDIAKDHPHLVLGIAQQWKGISKNTDAIIKHGCRTLLKQGHPAILNFYGLDSSDFDVTNLSIHTPAVKVGEHLIFSFEIENGSSTAKSLRLEYGLYYQKSNGQLSRKVFKISERIYQGAEINRIERKQSFKLITTRKFYAGKHKISIIVNGREMVQQEFELLHI, encoded by the coding sequence ATGGCCCTCATTAAAGATATATATACACGGGAATTCTATCAGTTTATTGCCGATCAGTTCCACCGCGTTGATAACAATTTTAACAGAGAACAGTTTATCAAACGTGTTTTTGCAGGCAGTTTTCATGAAATGGAATGGAAACAGCGCACAAAACATAGCACAGCGGTCTTGCATGAATTTATGCCGACCTCCTTTCCTGAAGCAGCGGCCTTACTAAGACAAATTGTGGAACATCTCCTAAAAACGAAGCATCCAGGAGGACTTGAATATGTTATTTTTCCAGACTATATCGAAACTTACGGCATCGAAGATTTTGAAACAGCTGTACAGTCATTTGAAATCGTCACGAGATTTATCAGCTGCGAATTTGCCGTTCGTCCATTTATTATCAACTATGGATCTCGAATGATCGCGGAAATGGAAAGGTGGTCCAAAAGTCCACATGCTCAGGTACGACGCCTTGCAAGCGAAGGATCTCGACCCCGACTCCCTTGGGCGATGGCAATTCCATCGTTGAAAAAAGACCCTACTCCTATCCTGTCCATCCTACAAAACCTCCATAATGATTCATCCGAGAGCGTCAGAAGAAGTGTAGCCAACAATCTCAACGATATCGCTAAGGATCATCCCCATCTTGTCTTGGGTATTGCCCAGCAATGGAAAGGTATCAGTAAAAATACAGATGCTATCATCAAACATGGCTGCCGTACCTTACTCAAACAAGGTCATCCAGCAATTCTAAACTTTTATGGACTGGATAGTAGCGATTTCGATGTTACCAATCTCAGTATTCATACACCGGCTGTTAAAGTAGGTGAACATCTTATTTTTTCTTTTGAAATCGAGAATGGAAGCAGCACCGCTAAATCACTACGTCTGGAGTATGGGTTATACTATCAAAAATCAAATGGCCAGCTATCTCGAAAGGTTTTTAAAATTAGTGAACGAATTTATCAGGGAGCTGAGATAAACCGTATCGAGCGAAAGCAATCTTTTAAATTGATTACCACCCGGAAATTCTATGCAGGGAAGCATAAAATCTCCATTATTGTCAATGGGCGAGAAATGGTCCAACAGGAATTTGAGCTATTGCACATTTAA
- a CDS encoding nuclear transport factor 2 family protein: MKTDNNALLEFEKFMAIRLKSSTDFVEGHFDSLKDISVSNEPATIFPPNGIYISGVSEVNDFNQKGASNFLPGADNKFEVIHQDACDSLAYWTGIQRSTVNVKGRDTAVIFNLRITEIFRKEQGNWKLMHRHADKLAE; the protein is encoded by the coding sequence ATGAAAACAGACAATAACGCACTCTTGGAATTCGAAAAATTTATGGCTATCCGATTGAAATCCTCAACAGATTTTGTGGAGGGCCATTTTGACTCTCTTAAAGACATTTCTGTCTCGAATGAGCCGGCAACAATTTTTCCGCCCAATGGAATATACATCTCTGGGGTATCCGAGGTCAATGATTTTAATCAAAAAGGAGCTTCCAATTTCCTTCCGGGTGCAGATAACAAATTTGAAGTGATCCATCAAGATGCATGTGATTCGCTAGCTTACTGGACGGGTATACAACGTTCGACAGTCAACGTAAAAGGGAGAGATACAGCAGTGATTTTCAATCTCAGAATCACCGAAATCTTCAGAAAAGAGCAAGGCAATTGGAAGCTTATGCATCGACATGCCGATAAACTGGCCGAATAA
- a CDS encoding DUF3472 domain-containing protein: protein MRYPKFTLLLCAVLASFLSCKKSDVQTNLEEKLSLRAASPGASGYEVPLGGNAFVTSAPSGAVEVINSNGLANWTNANSVISTYAKVPQAGALRVKIRAKVLPSGDSSTVKLTINGVSKQIKLKGGTLQDYTVGTYSLNAAGYIKMDLQGVSKSGGYFADVSYLILDSSATNGTVIYSDNNVDNTYYWSRRGPSCHLSYTIPTNQQVSYYYNEVKVPAGEDKIGSYFMANGFGQGYFGMQVNSATERRILFSVWSPYSTDNPSQIPAEDRITLNRKGANTTTGEFGGEGSGGQSYLKFNWTAATTYKFLLKGEPDNNGSTDFTAWFNDPSTNTWILIASWKRPKTNTYLTGFHSFLENFNADNGFLGRSAEYSNQWVRTSAGTWLKVVESTFTVDATYSNNQRIDAIGGITGNSFFLKNGGFFNTVVNPGTKFTQAGTGTAPSINLTTLP, encoded by the coding sequence ATGAGATATCCCAAATTTACACTACTGCTTTGTGCAGTATTGGCAAGCTTTCTGTCTTGCAAAAAAAGCGATGTGCAAACCAATTTAGAAGAGAAATTATCGCTCCGTGCTGCATCCCCTGGAGCAAGTGGATACGAAGTTCCCTTAGGTGGTAATGCCTTTGTTACTTCAGCACCTTCCGGTGCAGTTGAAGTCATCAATAGCAATGGCCTGGCAAACTGGACCAATGCCAATAGTGTGATCAGTACCTATGCCAAGGTCCCCCAAGCAGGCGCTTTGCGTGTTAAAATAAGGGCTAAAGTGTTACCTTCAGGCGATAGCAGTACGGTGAAGTTAACGATCAACGGTGTAAGCAAACAAATCAAACTTAAGGGTGGAACCCTACAGGATTACACTGTTGGTACCTATTCGCTAAATGCGGCGGGTTATATAAAAATGGATCTTCAAGGTGTATCCAAGTCAGGTGGTTACTTTGCGGATGTATCCTACTTGATTTTAGATAGTTCGGCAACGAATGGCACAGTAATTTATAGTGACAATAATGTAGATAATACCTACTATTGGTCGCGACGGGGTCCATCCTGCCATTTGAGTTATACCATTCCAACAAATCAGCAAGTTTCCTATTATTATAACGAGGTGAAAGTCCCCGCTGGAGAAGATAAAATAGGATCTTACTTTATGGCAAATGGCTTCGGCCAAGGATATTTCGGAATGCAGGTCAATTCAGCGACAGAGCGCAGAATATTATTTTCTGTTTGGAGTCCATATAGCACCGATAACCCATCACAAATACCTGCAGAGGACCGCATTACATTAAATAGAAAAGGTGCAAATACCACGACAGGAGAGTTCGGTGGCGAAGGTTCTGGCGGACAAAGCTACCTCAAGTTTAATTGGACTGCCGCTACTACCTATAAATTTTTATTAAAGGGAGAACCTGATAATAATGGAAGTACTGATTTTACAGCATGGTTTAATGATCCTTCGACCAATACTTGGATACTCATTGCAAGTTGGAAACGTCCCAAAACAAATACTTATTTAACAGGATTTCATAGCTTCCTCGAAAATTTCAACGCCGACAACGGCTTTCTGGGACGTTCGGCAGAATATAGTAATCAATGGGTTCGAACATCTGCTGGAACTTGGCTGAAAGTCGTGGAAAGTACCTTTACGGTTGATGCAACCTATTCCAATAACCAGCGGATAGACGCCATTGGCGGAATAACCGGGAATAGCTTCTTCCTGAAAAATGGTGGTTTTTTCAATACTGTCGTAAATCCTGGAACGAAATTTACACAAGCAGGTACTGGCACAGCACCTTCAATAAATCTAACAACACTGCCGTAA